The Penaeus vannamei isolate JL-2024 chromosome 39, ASM4276789v1, whole genome shotgun sequence genome includes the window TAAAAACTAGTGTAGGCGCTTCAGGACTTTGGTATATAAAGGACATTAGCAGGTGAAGTATTACTCACTCCTTGAGAAGCTTAAGTCATGAACACAAGGgtaagtacacatatatgttgAAGAAGTGATTGTGATGGATGTGAAGCAGTAGTGCACATATGGAAGAAGTGATACAAATCATCGTGTGAAGCAAAAGAACAGCACAAGCATTACCGATGTCACAAATAcgatcaccttttttttctctaggtaTACATCCTCCTTGGTCTGGCAGCCGTCGTTGCTGCAGACAGCCGTGAGATTTTCGCTTATGGTCCTCCTCGGGTAAGAGTGTTACATTCGTTAAAATCAGTCTAGAGGCAAATCATAAAAGGAAAGGTAACTGGAAAAACGAGGTGACAGATCACGAGGATATGTAATGTATTTTCACGTGactttatacaaaaatatatcggCATGAACCACATAAATAACATTTTTCATTACAGGGTTCCTCCGAAGAGTCATTCGAGTCGTACGAGTCAGGAgaagccaagtacgacttcagtTATGCCGTGAAGCACGaagactccggcaacgacttcggacaccaggaagcccgtgacGGCGAActcactcagggatcctactacgtgaggCTTCCCGACACCCGTCTGCAGAacgtcaagtacttcgtggacggcgacgacggctacgtggccgaggtcaactacgagggcgaggctcgttTCCCCGACTCGTATGAGTCTGCCTCCTTCGAATCTGCTTCCTTCGAGTCAAGGGAGTACAAGCCACCAAGTCCCGTATATACCTATGATTCCAACGAGTCCAAGTAAATTTGTAATTTGTTGTCAGTTGAAACAAGATAGCAGACCCACGATTTTCATGTAAGataattattgtatatttattgcaAAATATAATGGAAGCATGTGTCAATACCCGTTTTTTTACAAAGCCTAGTTTAGTGtcaaaaatgaaatggaaagtcCTTTGTTTACGTGTTTATAGTTTTTACACGATCATACTCCTAATATTCGCTAAGAGTAACGCAATGTGCACAACCCTTCTTCCCAATCTCTTCATGATTACTTTAAGCAAAGAGTTACATTACAGAGACTGAATGAGGAAATCAAATGGCGACGTTGACAGTCGTTACGACAGTGATATAAACGCCTACTGAGTCAAACGTACAAGATATTTATTAATGCTCTATGTATAATTCCTTCCTTTAGAGCCATCTATAATCTAGAGTGGCCTATATGTCATTTCATTAAGAAACGCCACAGGGGCAATGACGTTAACTGAGAACTTTATAATGTAATCAGACTGATGTTACCAGGTTACCTCGATAGACCAAGCCTTCCGCCTTAAATGTGTAATTGCGCAAtctctttaaaaaatgaaatttaaaaggcatttttttttctttaatgttcttGGGATTTCATCTTAATAATTTTTTTCCATGGTTCACAGACACATGCTTGTGATAACTTCACAGAAATTGAAGCACACCTATAGCAATACACTTCCTTGCAACGTTGCATGCTGAGTAGGGTACTTATTACTCTgaaatatttacaattttcagACGATTGTCCTTCTAAGCAAGGTGATTTAGTAAGTCTTTGGATAGAAATAGAATGGAATAAGATAATAGAGATTTTCCACAAAGCTGACCCCTAAGTTTACTATATATGACCAGGCATATTTTGCCCAAAGCgcataatatatgatttatagaattcctctttccctctccctttctgtctctacttttctttcttttccttcccatctccttttctttttctctccttttcccacattttctttctctctctttctcacatcttttttttctcttcccttctctctctttaatttttcaCAAAATCTAAACTGCCTGCTAAGTATACAAATGTCTAGTAAAATATATCACCCAGATTGCACAATGTATGATCTGCTGACAAATTTGATTTTAGTTATAAGAAAATGTCTCAATTGCGAATTCTTTTGTAGATATATTCACTAAAACTATCGAACTACAATGGGAGTGCGAGTTAGGCAAGTATATGtaccctcttcctgtttctctttctacttaGGTCTTTAGATAGAAATTGAAGGCTATAAGGTAACAGAGGACATCTCCAGCTAAACTGTGCGATTACTATATATATCACAACAAGTATGTCTCACTTAAACCGCATAATCTATGATTTATggaccatctttctctctctctctctctctctttttttttttttttttttttttatatagctttTCACAAAATCTAAACTGTTTAGTAACTACATATTTCTGAAAGGATGTACCGCCCAGACTGTTCAATTTAGGATCTGTTCACATATGTGATAACAGCTCTAAGAATATTTCACGATTTCGAAGTATTTCTGCATAGACCAACTTCTGTTGATTTTAAACTTGCTACCTGTTGCTTACGTTTTAAACTCGAATGTAGTTAAATTTAAATGTCAAATGAATTTTTAACCCCATACTCTACCTATGGGCGACATTTGAGGGGGTAGGCATCGGGAATGCTTGAGTCCACTGACGTTTGTATGGAGTaggtaaaaaaagaagatgaagagagagagagagagagagagagagagagaaagagagagagagagagagagagagagagagagagagagagagagagagagagagagagagagagagagagagagagagaattcgggcttatgaattataaaataaaggtgttttaaaattttatatgaGTGAAGTAAGCCTTAAAGTGATAGTAGCATAGTAGGGGCACAATTGGAAGATTATGTATTGAAGTACTCTGTTCGCGTAAATTGGCTACAAACTGTTGCATCCTTTTTGCCATACTACAGGTGATTACGACATAATATCCATTCCATGTAGCTTTAGAGAGAATTTGTATTATATTAGGCTCTCAATTAGAATCTGGTACCTCAATATATTTGCCCCTCGCATATGAAATCTGAAGTAGCGCCATTGACTAACCCCTGCTGAACTTCCCTTTATAATTGCAGAGAAAGTATGTAAAGcatattttctttgtgtttatatagCATACCATAAAcgcatatttacatacttattaggaatatagaccttgtatacatgcataaaatcaTTCATAGACTGTAAGGTAAGTGCCTGTGTTTCTACTCGTACGTAAtgttgtatataaacatttaatacgagatatgtaattatatgcatggacatacatattaatgtaatCATTTACAAAGTTGTTTAGTCTGAAAAGAAGTTCAAGATGCATGGAAACAGGTTACTAACCTTGGAAATATGCTACTTTTGTTCAGCAGATTTCACTACCTGCCACCACAGTACGCATAAAAACTAGTGTAGGCGCTTCAGGACTTTGGTATATAAAGGACATTAGCAGGTGAAGTATTACTCACTCCTTGAGCAGCTTAAGTCATGAACACTAGGgtaagtacacatatatgttgAAGAAGTGATGCTGATGAATGTGAAGCAGTAGTACACATATTGAAGTGATACTTATCATCGTGTGAAGCAAAAGAACAGCACGGGCATTACCGATGTCACaaatatgatcataattaaataaataaactttttcTCTCTAGGTCTTCATCCTCCTTGGCCTGGCAGCCGTCGTTGCTGCAGACAGCCGTGAGATTTTCGCTTATGGGCCTCCTCAGGTAAGAGTGTTACATTCATTAAAATCAGTCTAGAGGCAAATCATAAAAGGAAAGGTAACTGGGAAAACGAGGTGACAAAACAGAAGGATATGTAATGTATCTTCATGTGactttatacaaaaatatatcggCATGAGCCACATAAATAAAATTTTTCATTACAGGGTTCCTCCGAAGAGTCATTCGAGTCGTATGAGTCAGGAgaagccaagtacgacttcaattATGCCGTTCAGCACGaagactccggcaacgacttcggacaccaggaagcccgtgacggcgaacacactcagggatcctactacgtgaggCTTCCCGACACCCGTCTGCAGAacgtcaagtacttcgtggacggcaacgacggctacgtggccgaggtcaactacgagggcgaggctcgttTCCCTGATTCCTACGAGTCTGCTTCCTTTGAATCTGCTTCCTTCGAGTCCCGGGAGTACAAGCCACCAAGTCCCGTATACACTTATGACTCCAACGAGTCCAAGTAAATTCTCCGTAACTCGACCGCAATTATGAAGAAAGATATGGAATGGCAGTGTATCTTTAGTATTTAatacttatttattaattgtaAAGtataataaacagagagaaaaaatgatgtttttagTAATAAGTAATCCTCATTATGGCCTTTgcctaaattatttttatttacgaaTAATGATGTAATGGTGTTGCATCCATACAGAAGAGCTTTCACCTTAAGCACTTAAATTTCgccagaataataatattaataatagagacattgtaaaagaaaggaatattAAATGTGATTACGTCCTATATGTTAGTAAGCGCAATACGAAAATCCCCATAACGGGGACGAATAATCATACCCATAACTtgactcattctccctctctttaagaCTTTCAAGACGCACTGATAAACTATATTGTAATTCTGTCTACTTTAATCATGTTTTAAAAATCAAGATGTGGGAAAGCGTTTCGTAAATAAAGCTATTATCCAAAAACGTACTGTGGATAGTAAATTActtgttatttatcatttaatCTCTACCATAATTAATGTTACATTGcccccttccgctccctctctctcccttccttcctttcttcttccctcactccctctcttccatctaccctccctctctctctcctcttcactccctctccctctcctcttcctctctattcctctcctctgaATGTCTATCACGCTCTACAAGGTAAAAGATGGAATGCATCAAAATCGACGATCTATTAACCATTTCACAAAAACTAATATACCTATTTATTGTGTACATCTGTACACGGACCGCTAGACAGTATAAACTTCAATATTTATAGTttgtatgatgataattttaagaaCATGTCAGTCGTGCGAAAGAAtgaaattatttttgtaattgcaCTCCCTCCTTCATACTCATGTTTCGGAACTCGAGGTATACTGTGTGATTGCTGAATGAATATAGCTTTCACATTAAAATGTACACTGACATGTTGATATCTAATTATTAACAAGTTAATATTaccatatcaatatcattatcaatgtcatattaccaaattaatatcattatagtgttaatattaccataataTTATCAATTTAACACaaccatattaatattattgcataTTTAATATTGCCATTTCAATGTTATTAAATTAAACTTAAAACTCTCATGGACATTATATAGTATTGCAACCATGGTATCCAAACGAATGAGTGttttccgatatatatatatatatatatatatatatatatatatatatatatatatatatatatatatatatgtgtgtgtgtgtgtgtgtgtgtgtgtgtgtgtgtgtgtgtgtgtgtgtgtgtgtgtgtgtgaaacataaatacatgtatatataaacatgtatttatatataaataaatgaatatatacatatacacatacgtatgcacatacacacacacacacacacacacacacacatatatatacatatatatatatatatatatatatatatatatatatatatatatatatatatatatatatatatacatacatatagatacagacacacaaataaatataattatatatatacatatatatatacacacacacaccaacagacatacacacacacacacgcacacacacacacacacacataaatgtgtgtgtttgttagggcgtgtatatatgtgtgtatgtgtgtgtttgttggggcgtgtatatatgtgtgtatgtgtgtttgttggggcgtgtatatatgtgtgtatgtgcgtgtttgttgaggcgtgtatatatgtgtgtatgtgtttgactgTGAatttgcgtctatatatatatatatatatatatatatatatatatatatatatatatatatatatgaatacctaaacacacacacacacacacacacacacacacacacacacacacacacacacacacacacacacacacacacacacacacacacacatatttttgattaaataaataaatacatacatacatacatacatacatacatacatacatacatatatatatatatatatatatatatatatatatatatatatatatatatatatatgtatgcatgcatatatgtgtatatatatatatatatatatatatatatatatatatatatatatatatatatatatatatatatatatgtatgcatgcatatatgtgtgtgtatatatatatatatatatatatggttaaatacacacacacacacacacacacacacacacacacacacacacacacacacatatatatatatatatatatatatatatatatatatatatatatatatatatatatatatatatgtgtatatacgtattaacacatatttatatgtatatatgagtatatataatgattttttcCAGAAGTTATATTAAACAATAACACCTAGTCGTTAAATCTATTATACAATGAACACACTTGCATTTCACTTTTATGCAATGTTTGTGATCGCTCAGCATTTCAAATACTTATGTTCATGTTAAATTAATGTTACCggcattgttacttttattagtcCAGAGAGGATGCGAATAAACAGGTCATTCTCCTTATAAATATAGTGTTTCTCTTCATGAGATTCCGGTACCTGGCACCGATGAGCAGTTAGCAGTACATACAAAAACTAGTACTTATTGCCTAGGACTTTGGTATATAAAGGACATGGGCGAGCACTGCACCACTCATTCCTGGACAAACTATAGTCATGAACACTAAAGTAGGCAGTCATTTTGGTACCATAAATGTTATATTTATTGGGTGATACGTATGTTTTAAGCATTAAGATAACCTCCTTTTTGCAGGTATTCATCCTTCTTGGTTTGGCAGCCATCGTTGCTGCAGACAGCCCTGAGATTTTTTCTTATGGACCTCCTCGTGTAAGTATTTCATTTACTAACAGTATTTTATGAAATAATGGAAAAGTCGGACGCTATGCAAGACGATAATAATTCGTGTATgagtatattgataataacaaacacaacggtataatatatattctttacaGGATTCCTCCGAAGAGTCATTCGAGTCGTACGAGTCAGGAGAGGCCAAGTACGATTTCAATTATGCTGTTCAGCACGAAGattccggcaacgacttcggacaccaggaaaCCCGTGACGGTGAacacactcagggatcctactacgtgaggCTTCCCGACACCCGTCTGCAGAacgtcaagtacttcgtggacggcgacgacggctacgtggccgaggtcaactacgagggcgaggctcgttTCCCCGACTCGTATGAGTCTGCCTCCTTCGAGTCCCGGGAGTACAGGCCACCAAGGCCAGCCTACACCTATGACTCCGACGAGTCCAAGTAAATTGTCAGCTATTTGACCTCTGAATCATGATCTCGGACAAGGATTTTTATATTAGATATTTATTGTAAGTAAATTAGGAAATATGAACACTTGTTTGTTTAATGTAACCTCTTCCTTATTACTTTTCTATGAGCTTTTATAAACAACATTGCACTGCTAGAACTGAAGATAGCTCTTTGCTGTCTTaaggaaaaaatacaatcaaATGGTAGTAATTACAGCCATCTAGCAAACACACATGTAAAAGATACACGCAAACTGAAGTAATATTTTAAGGAAAACATCTTTTCCAAGTTAATTTTCCTTGAAAGCTTCCAAATTCTGAATCAGGTTATTTGTCCTTTTCTCGAGAAACAggaaatggcaatagtaatgttaAACGGGaactttattatatatcattcataACTTCATGGATGCAATCACAGACGCGCTCCTCTTTCCTATTATGAAATCTGATGTAATGATATTGCCTCAAGTGACCAGAGCTTTCACTTCAAATATGCAAGCACgta containing:
- the LOC138859912 gene encoding pro-resilin-like — encoded protein: MNTRVYILLGLAAVVAADSREIFAYGPPRGSSEESFESYESGEAKYDFSYAVKHEDSGNDFGHQEARDGELTQGSYYVRLPDTRLQNVKYFVDGDDGYVAEVNYEGEARFPDSYESASFESASFESREYKPPSPVYTYDSNESK
- the LOC138859913 gene encoding pro-resilin-like; this translates as MNTKVFILLGLAAIVAADSPEIFSYGPPRDSSEESFESYESGEAKYDFNYAVQHEDSGNDFGHQETRDGEHTQGSYYVRLPDTRLQNVKYFVDGDDGYVAEVNYEGEARFPDSYESASFESREYRPPRPAYTYDSDESK
- the LOC113811111 gene encoding pro-resilin-like, yielding MNTRVFILLGLAAVVAADSREIFAYGPPQGSSEESFESYESGEAKYDFNYAVQHEDSGNDFGHQEARDGEHTQGSYYVRLPDTRLQNVKYFVDGNDGYVAEVNYEGEARFPDSYESASFESASFESREYKPPSPVYTYDSNESK